In Acanthochromis polyacanthus isolate Apoly-LR-REF ecotype Palm Island chromosome 15, KAUST_Apoly_ChrSc, whole genome shotgun sequence, a single genomic region encodes these proteins:
- the LOC110949300 gene encoding uncharacterized protein LOC110949300 isoform X3: MSEGIVRKVQPFTIGTRLSVPAVPKCQDFTQTYLPSEALDNCVLQHNLNSLYLSRSQVCAHGPCLVPPIVQQVAPVKRDQEHMAAEDQLNQNVASASAVSRSIKKITISGSKDRSEDKTTVGPAQLSITGSTSENNNNNNNITTSTSDPHLPRIVGVSCENKPNSQFKVLLRKESSDEFQATLQQTRMKMKGEESVQTVSVPELKKKEPQRKESHPHTQNEVLAAVTSQSDCFTQRNSLFNKEVLQAEAWIKGKLQDLKDGCNIQCCPLQDWEEASQTLQRDLKDFENTLIQLNQMGEQLICKLNPTSDLVKKQLSQLRDQWLTLKQMAANQTRALGGAKNLQEFNKKVDKLEAWIKEKQEEEQSLVNVLGENVDKMQLTRRILDLKQDEQLHRNLHEEINNLALKLEKQGKTDGKNISSRRKQINKMWLKVQSHLKNYHENLHLALEVSSFYQQADNTLLAINNMRKSMSTSKELDSFGDREIRDIGSQIMMLDVSVSQLSNLHPALAASVTQKQSEVKDCWTLLQKVFRAIIGAKPCCQHHSDLQLCSTCRSDRTTLSLTGSTFTREDADLLTPAREPQCIMGTETHGIMGKEVKEEQNRLKGCVISADCGSGRRTQSNQSPEQQSVNHTSPAAGDGPACADDAIVRHQLKGERKPRAETKLTAAPRGHPQLHIQLQKFTVSADKTLSWLKDNVSIATQVCSIASFEGLEAARRCQHTLEQEILTNRARIEVVKREGHGLVRAQHPGSTRIEEFLGQLEVLWEELRRRHQRNAVFLQASEELGFRAVKVLQALGSLEAWLESVELSMKESALAGDPETMSVAERESCLLEREVAARSLELSALRQEVERLHGHSQTHTRGLPARMEEVERKYHRVQSALTQQSSELQDTRMLTEFLERVELEESQELSGSRYSLGQPLHSEISSAPTLLGLQSSSGGCGEPLIEAMGNPVEELREAVEMLNDTVRERGRSQSHDQAIQELLSKHASLAVRVEERLCCSKDLGLDILEKETDMAIQCEPDHCGLEALQEKQDHLEIDYEIIREDVKEMKDQASRLKELCPERVHVLGAKIQATLQAWSELGKSVTENKSRLREFVQLQDFFRSYLAMISWTEDTRSCIFSDTALHLGRDGQKPLAAELDMQIEEKFNEFDELAATGKTLLDKEHHLTQMVRERMEELRNMLGWILVHWRAQKQQWLHKKSRQESSQDNIYTEATVCPPETSAPEPEFFQSQPSPVISPCEDTTKTARDSQPSSLLPRHVEKHEEKQLEDGYEVMSSIGAQGDSPKANIMVLKESSSPPSGGTVNLILSFGNTGDSKVQVLDLPATVDEVVEETSEPIHRPTVPQSSACKNFWRRCQGLLENTLGSLKRKRKIYRQSANEVSTYLHVKDNNLAVAPVYESITLPRQKSRSAASASPTFLPSSSLPSPSAAAPQSANVTFHPSAGSGSTSIFSSLKRMGKKRKRKRDARRHTIQKIMGVEDRTDGMPHYACETVTYDTHTWPLKEGRRKKASSKTGDEVEAMAYMKNPLLKDIDTECSGEYSVIPYAVSAAPTTSPSAGQMRSHCRFLSLGSVLSFDLPKDMTLIPSIQDIITIAPRESKKGGGTDPDPQRHTVLSSFRQTRPVAAVTHSPAEITLSETQPSTVVGRDLPDVDKSFQPSLEEDEDQAVPCNDLSKAQFNLREDAEQEWDKMLSEIKTSPAEKDGASQPSQLPIYVNQGPTSTPAAHKHECLSVHTLIRDLNGHMYHKCTRPQCMHEENSGLQSSQASHMTVNLKSTVSVSVRQDSVDSGISTSSSIKLCSDAPCPENQRPKGVVGRLISLEVGGIDCTRTRENDGASSGPSPDSAVIEAEPVHLDHQQFEEEEEELEDIWNQTSNYRQSICSDIMYQPNQEDSINSDPSADPVCRSPSATTPPVLYRNLVTASAPNLLVAEFKLPSHIQSLLGYDKGLSPKGHLPPLATGDRRSWAAFPNREPASKTSATVNETASDPVKLPDVGDNQRYIYQYREDEEEEEEEEAEVGEEVDELAGGLKDQSMSLLSVHMGLDGACEQRKASQSLADMERPEELVATGGRCFTLSGKPELQTMEGTLERKHKLQLGGKKAASRGWNSYHAVLYRHTLCFYQDRKDTLRSSACGLPLNLTGAECSPAPDYTKKPNCFRLRLRDGSEYLLNASSRFMMKKWMMKIQANTGQSVSSISGAPGDQDISISLKPSLCYGCRDPAVCRCSSRHDITRTFPRNKPPPGSAQAKEIVVLTRDFSHMPQAHLKRLDEQPTISSSGCCDDDDDEGSLQQTVTHRLSGGFRDNSPVSSGQDWLSSKHRSHSFTSATYQKIKPMLHTPGGKGLDRGSNYCVTLVVGDKSTDGASVSRSSEPPLLASAGWQQDTYQDSALRSYASLPRPRNKSVFKKFFGKKDL; encoded by the exons GTCTCAGTGCCTGAACTGAAGAAGAAAGAGCCTCAGAGGAAGGAAAGTCATCCACACACCCAGAATGAAGTACTGGCAGCTGTTACATCCCAGAGTGACTGCTTCACTCAGCGCAACTCGCTCTTCAACAAGGAAGTACTGCAG GCAGAAGCCTGGATCAAAGGCAAGCTGCAGGACCTGAAGGATGGATGTAATATTCAGTGCTGCCCCCTGCAGGACTGGGAGGAAGCCTCGCAGACGCTCCAGAGAGACCTAAAAGACTTTGAGAACACCCTCATTCAACTGAACCAG atgGGTGAGCAGCTGATCTGCAAGCTGAACCCCACATCCGATCTGGTGAAGAAGCAGCTCAGCCAGCTCAGGGACCAGTGGCTGACCCTGAAACAGATGGCTGCAAATCAGACGAGGGCCCTCGGTGGAGCTAAGAACCTGCAGGAATTCAACAAAAAAGTGGACAAGCTGGAAGCATGGATTAAAGAAAAG caggaagaggagcagTCTCTGGTGAATGTCCTGGGggaaaatgttgacaaaatgcaGTTGACCAGGAGAATATTAGATCTGAAACAG GATGAGCAGCTCCACAGAAACCTTCACGAGGAGATCAACAACTTGGCACTAAAACTGGAGAAACAGGGGAAGACAGATGGCAAAAACATCTCCAGCAGGAGgaaacaaatcaataaaat GTGGCTGAAGGTCCAGTCTCACCTGAAAAACTACCATGAGAATCTTCACCTGGCCCTGGAGGTGTCCTCGTTCTACCAGCAGGCTGATAACACATTGCTTGCTATTAACAACATg AGGAAGAGCATGTCTACATCCAAAGAGCTGGACAGCTTTGGAGACAGAGAAATCCGTGACATCGGCAGTCAGATCATG ATGTTAGATGTGAGTGTGTCCCAGCTGTCTAACCTCCATCCTGCCCTGGCTGCCAGCGTCACACAGAAGCAGAGCGAGGTGAAGGACTGCTGGACGCTTCTTCAGAAGGTTTTCAG AGCCATAATTGGAGCGAAGCCCTGCTGTCAGCACCACAGTGACCTCCAGCTCTGCTCGACCTGCAGGAGTGACAGGaccacactctctctcactggCTCCACTTTCACCAGGGAAGATGCTGACCTCCTGACACCGGCCCGAGAGcctcagtgcatcatgggaacgGAGACACATGGGATCATGGGaaaggaggtgaaggaggagcAGAATCGTCTGAAAGGCTGTGTG ATCTCCGCTGACTGTGGGAGTGGTAGAAGAACACAGAGCAACCAAAGCCCAGAGCAGCAATCAGTGAACCACACCTCTCCAGCAGCGGGAGACGGTCCAGCCTGCGCAGATGATGCCATCGTCAGACATCAATTGAAGGGGGAAAG GAAGCCCAGAGCAGAGACCAAGCTCACCGCCGCCCCGCGAGGCCACCCACAGCTTCACATCCAGCTTCAGAAGTTCACTGTGTCTGCTGACAAG ACTTTGTCCTGGCTCAAAGACAATGTGTCCATAGCTACACAGGTGTGTTCAATAGCCAGCTTTGAGGGCCTGGAGGCAGCCAGGAGGTGTCAACACACACTTGAACAAGAAATCCTCACCAACAGAGCCAGGATAGAGGTGGTCAAAAGG GAGGGCCACGGGTTGGTCCGTGcacagcatccaggcagcaccAGGATCGAGGAGTTCCTCGGCCAGCTGGAGGTCCTGTGGGAAGAATTGAGAAGGAGGCACCAGAGGAATGCTGTGTTCCTGCAGGCCTCAGAGGAGCTGGGCTTTCGG GCTGTGAAAGTGCTCCAGGCCCTTGGCAGCCTGGAGGCCTGGCTGGAGTCTGTGGAGCTTTCCATGAAGGAATCTGCATTAGCCGGTGACCCTGAGACGATGAGCGTGGCTGAGAGGGAGAGCTGTCTGCTGGAAAGAGAGGTGGCAGCTCGGAGCCTGGAGCTCAGCGCTCTGAGGCAGGAGGTGGAGCGGCTGCACGGCCACAGTCAAACCCACACACGAGGGCTTCCAGCGCgcatggaggaggtggagagaaA GTATCACCGTGTCCAGAGTGCCCTGACCCAGCAGagctcagagctgcaggacacTCGCATGCTGACTGAGTTTCTGGAGCGCGTGGAGCTGGAGGAGAGCCAGGAGCTCAGCGGGAGTCGATACAGCCTCGGACAG CCTCTCCACAGTGAAATTTCCTCAGCTCCTACGTTGCTGGGACTCCAAAGCAGCAGCGGTGGATGTGGTGAGCCCCTGATAGAAGCCATGGGGAACCCTGTGGAGGAGCTACGAGAAGCTGTGGAGATGCTGAACGACACCGTGAGGGAAAGAGGCCGATCACAGAGCCACGATCAGGCCATCCAGGAGCTGCTGAGCAAG CATGCCAGCCTGGCGGTGCGGGTGGAGGAGCGCTTGTGCTGCAGTAAGGATCTGGGCCTGGACATCCTGGAGAAGGAGACAGACATGGCCATCCAGTGCGAGCCAGACCACTGCGGCCTCGAGGCTCTGCAGGAGAAGCAGGACCACCTGGAG ATTGACTATGAAATCATCAGGGAGGATGTAAAGGAGATGAAGGACCAGGCTTCTCGGCTGAAGGAGCTGTGCCCAGAGAGAGTGCACGTGCTCGGGGCAAAGATCCAGGCGACGCTGCAGGCCTGGAGCGAGCTGGGAAAAAGTGTGACGGAGAACAAGTCACGTCTGCGAGAGTTTGTGCAGCTCCAGGACTTCTTCAGGAGCTACCTCGCCATGAT CTCATGGACTGAGGACACCAGGTCGTGCATTTTCTCAGATACCGCCTTGCATCTTGGGAGAGACGGACAGAAACCACTGGCTGCAGAGCTGGACATGCAGATTGAGGAAAAGTTTAATGAGTTTGATGAGCTGGCAGCCACAGGGAAGACTCTATTAGACAAAGAGCATCACCTCACACAGATG GTAAGAGAGCGCATGGAGGAGCTGAGGAATATGCTTGGGTGGATACTGGTGCACTGGAGGGCTCAGAAACAGCAGTGGCTTCACAAGAAGAGCAGACAGGAATCTTCACAAGATAATATTTACACAGAGGCGACAGTGTGCCCTCCAGAG ACTTCAGCTCCTGAGCCAGAGTTCTTCCAGTCTCAACCGTCTCCGGTCATCAGTCCTTGTGAAGACACAACAAAGACAGCGAGAGACAGTCAGCCCTCATCTCTGCTGCCCCGACATGTCGAGAAGCACGAAGAGAAGCAGTTAGAGGACGGTTATGAGGTCATGAGCAGTATCGGAGCTCAGGGCGACTCTCCCAAAGCCAACATCATGGTGCTCAAAGAGAGCAGCAGCCCGCCTTCAGGGGGAACGGTCAACCTCATCCTCAGCTTTGGTAACACAGGGGACAGCAAGGTTCAGGTGCTCGACCTGCCTGCTACAGTGGATGAGGTAGTGGAGGAGACCTCTGAGCCCATCCACAGG CCCACTGTGCCTCAATCTTCTGCCTGTAAAAACTTTTGGAGGCGCTGCCAGGGGCTTTTGGAAAATACTTTGGGTAGTTTAAAGCGAAAGAGAAAGATTTATCGGCAGAGTGCGAATGAG GTAAGTACCTACTTGCATGTCAAGGATAACAACCTGGCTGTGGCCCCTGTGTATGAGAGTATCACCCTGCCCCGACAAAAGAGCCGCTCTGCAGCCTCGGCCTCCCCTACCTTCTTGCCGTCCTCCTCCTTGCCGTCTCCCTCGGCGGCTGCACCGCAGTCCGCCAACGTGACCTTCCACCCTTCAGCGGGGAGCGGCAGCACCTCCATCTTCAGCAGCCTCAAGAGGATGggcaaaaagagaaagaggaagagagacgCTCGCAGGCACACAATTCAGAAAATCATGGGCGTGGAGGATCGAACAGATGGGATGCCTCATTACGCCTGCGAGACTGTCActtatgacacacacacatggcccCTGAAGGAAGGTCGAAGGAAGAAGGCCTCATCAAAGACTGGGGATGAGGTCGAAGCTATGGCCTATATGAAGAATCCCCTCCTGAAGGACATTGATACAGAGTGTTCAGGAGAATACAGCGTCATTCCATATGCTGTATCAGCAGCACCAACCACTTCCCCCTCAGCAGGTCAGATGAGAAGTCACTGCAGGTTCCTCTCACTGGGTTCTGTGCTGAGCTTTGATCTACCTAAAGACATGACCCTCATCCCCAGCATTCAGGACATCATCACTATCGCTCCTCGAGAGTCCAAAAAAGGGGGAGGGACGGATCCGGACCCCCAGAGACACACAGTCCTGAGCTCCTTCAGACAGACTCGACCTGTTGCTGCCGTCACTCACAGTCCGGCTGAAATCACCCTTTCTGAAACACAGCCTTCAACAGTTGTAGGAAGAGATTTACCTGATGTGGACAAGAGCTTCCAACCTTCCCTAGAAGAAGATGAGGATCAGGCTGTACCATGTAATGACTTATCTAAAGCCCAGTTCAATCTGCGTGAGGATGCAGAGCAGGAGTGGGACAAAATGTTATCGGAAATTAAAACGAGTCCAGCTGAAAAAGATGGAGCCAGCCAGCCTTCACAGCTGCCTATTTATGTGAACCAAGGCCCCACTTCCACTCCGGCTGCACACAAACACGAGTGTCTTAGTGTCCATACTCTCATTAGAGACCTGAATGGGCACATGTACCATAAATGCACCAGGCCTCAGTGTATGCATGAGGAGAACTCTGGACTTCAATCAAGCCAAGCTTCTCACATGACAGTGAATCTGAAGTCAACGGTGAGCGTGAGTGTTCGTCAGGACTCTGTGGACTCTGGCAtctccacctccagcagcatcAAGCTTTGCTCAGATGCTCCATGTCCAGAGAACCAGCGGCCTAAGGGAGTGGTGGGGAGACTCATTTCTCTCGAGGTTGGAGGTATCGACTGCACTAGAACAAGAGAGAACGATGGAGCATCCTCAGGTCCTTCTCCAGACTCAGCAGTGATCGAAGCAGAGCCTGTTCACCTCGACCACCAGCAgtttgaagaggaagaagaagagctgGAGGACATCTGGAACCAGACTTCTAACTACAGGCAGAGCATCTGCTCAGACATCATGTACCAGCCCAACCAGGAAGACTCCATAAACTCAGACCCATCAGCAGATCCTGTCTGCCGCTCACCCTCAGCTACGACTCCACCGGTGCTCTACAGGAACCTGGTCACAGCCTCAGCACCCAACCTCCTTGTGGCTGAGTTCAAATTGCCGTCGCACATTCAGAGCTTGCTGGGATACGACAAGGGGCTGAGTCCCAAAGGTCACCTTCCTCCGCTGGCTACAGGCGACAGGAGGTCCTGGGCGGCTTTTCCCAACAGGGAACCAGCCAGCAAGACTTCAGCGACCGTGAACGAGACCGCATCTGATCCGGTGAAGCTGCCTGACGTAGGCGACAATCAGAGATACATTTATCAGtacagagaggatgaggaggaggaggaggaagaggaggcagaggtGGGGGAGGAGGTGGACGAGCTCGCAGGTGGCTTGAAG GACCAGTCGATGAGTCTGCTGTCTGTTCATATGGGTTTGGATGGAGCCTGTGAACAGAGAAAAGCCTCACAAAGCCTGGCGGACATGGAGAGGCCAGAGGAGCTGGTGGCCACAGGAGGGCGCTGTTTCACTCTG AGTGGAAAGCCTGAGCTGCAGACGATGGAGGGAACACTCGAGAGGAAGCACAAGCTGCAGCTGGGAGGAAAGAAA GCCGCCTCCAGAGGCTGGAACTCCTACCATGCTGTCCTATATAGACACACCTTGTGCTTCTACCAGGATAGGAAGGATACACTGAGG AGTTCTGCATGTGGCCTGCCGCTGAACCTGACAGGAGCTGAGTGTTCACCTGCGCCAGACTACACCAAAAAACCCAACTGCTTTCGACTGCG GCTCCGTGATGGGTCTGAATATCTGCTTAACGCCTCTTCACGCTTTATGATGAAGAAATGGATGATGAAAATACAAGCAAACACAG gtCAGAGTGTGTCTTCAATATCAGGTGCCCCTGGTGATCAAGACATCTCCATTTCCTT AAAGCCCTCTCTCTGCTACGGATGCCGTGATCCAGCTGTTTGCCGCTGCTCCTCCCGACACGACATCACCCGCACATTCCCGAGGAACAAACCGCCACCGGGTAGCGCCCAAGCCAAAGAGATTGTTGTCCTCACCAGAGACTTCAGCCACATGCCACAGGCTCACTTAAAGAGACTGGATGAGCAGCCGACCATCTCGTCCTCAGGCTGCTGTG atgatgatgatgatgaaggcaGTTTACAGCAGACGGTGACTCACAGACTCTCTGGAGGATTCAGAGACAACTCCCCTGTATCCAGCGGTCAGGACTGGCTCAGCAGCAAGCACCGCTCCCACTCCTTCACATCAG CAACTTACCAGAAGATCAAGCCCATGTTGCACACCCCTGGAGGAAAAGGCCTGGACCGAGGCTCCAACTACTGCGTGACTCTGGTGGTGGGAGACAAGTCAACAGATGGGGCTTCAGTCAGCAGGAGCTCTGAGCCTCCACTGCTGGCCTCAGCTGGATGGCAGCAGGACACGTACCAGGACTCTGCTCTGAGAAGCTACGCCAGCCTGCCGCGGCCACGAAACAAGTCTGTCTTTAAGAAGTTCTTTGGGAAAAAGGACCTCTAA